The Sorangiineae bacterium MSr11367 genome window below encodes:
- a CDS encoding TIGR02266 family protein — protein MAMRDDASSPHSSAPSSEDRRRNDRYEVIWSVDCVTDETFLYASITNISEMGIFVKTLEPLPIGTRLLLSFSPPGYEPFKLGGVVAWQNRVKLQADNPNPGMGVRFTELGIQERERLVEVIRTIAYLRGAN, from the coding sequence ATGGCAATGCGCGACGACGCGTCCAGTCCCCATAGCTCTGCCCCATCTTCGGAGGACCGCCGGCGCAACGACCGCTACGAGGTGATCTGGTCGGTGGATTGCGTAACGGACGAAACTTTTCTCTACGCGTCGATCACGAACATCAGCGAGATGGGCATTTTCGTGAAGACGCTGGAGCCGCTGCCCATCGGCACACGCCTTTTGCTCTCCTTCTCGCCCCCAGGCTACGAGCCGTTCAAACTCGGGGGCGTGGTGGCGTGGCAAAATCGCGTGAAGCTTCAAGCCGACAATCCGAACCCCGGAATGGGCGTCCGTTTCACCGAGCTGGGAATTCAAGAACGCGAACGGTTGGTCGAGGTCATTCGCACCATCGCGTATCTCCGCGGCGCAAACTAG
- the era gene encoding GTPase Era, giving the protein MSKIRVGTVALVGRPNVGKSTLLNALLGERIAIVSHHPQTTRDRILGVLTQKDAQYVFIDTPGMHAAKTKLGARMNHEARQAAREANVVVFVTSVGVEPVPTVGRFDASLLEQLKVANVPVVLAINKIDRATNKEALFAVLEAYSKAFDFAALVPISAKKQNGLDRVLLEVKAHLPEDELLYEADTLTDRPMRFLVAEFVREQILRATREEVPHGVAVVVDRFDESGKIPKIELSVHVDREGHKKILVGKQGSVLKEIGSKARARVESLMGRQVHLALWVRVTPNWYESDRGLMEMGYIGETDGSKDSR; this is encoded by the coding sequence ATGTCGAAGATTCGTGTCGGGACCGTAGCCCTGGTGGGGCGGCCCAATGTTGGAAAGAGCACCCTACTCAATGCGCTCCTCGGCGAGCGCATTGCGATTGTGAGTCATCACCCGCAAACCACGCGGGACCGCATCCTTGGCGTTCTGACGCAAAAGGATGCCCAGTACGTCTTCATCGATACCCCCGGAATGCACGCCGCCAAGACGAAACTTGGCGCCCGGATGAACCACGAAGCGCGCCAAGCGGCGCGCGAAGCCAACGTGGTGGTCTTCGTCACCTCGGTGGGCGTGGAGCCGGTACCGACGGTGGGGCGCTTCGATGCGTCGCTGCTCGAGCAATTGAAGGTCGCGAACGTGCCCGTCGTGCTCGCGATCAACAAGATCGACCGGGCCACGAACAAAGAGGCGCTGTTTGCCGTGCTGGAGGCGTATTCGAAGGCCTTCGACTTCGCGGCGTTGGTGCCCATCAGTGCGAAGAAGCAGAATGGGCTCGACCGGGTGCTGCTCGAGGTGAAGGCCCACCTGCCCGAGGACGAGCTGCTCTACGAGGCGGACACCCTCACCGATCGGCCGATGCGCTTTTTGGTGGCGGAGTTCGTGCGTGAGCAGATCCTTCGCGCGACGCGCGAGGAGGTCCCGCACGGGGTCGCGGTGGTCGTGGACCGCTTCGACGAGTCGGGCAAGATTCCCAAGATCGAGCTGTCGGTGCACGTCGACCGCGAGGGGCACAAGAAGATCCTCGTGGGCAAGCAAGGCTCCGTGCTCAAGGAAATCGGTTCGAAGGCCCGGGCGCGGGTCGAGAGCTTGATGGGTAGACAGGTACACCTCGCCCTCTGGGTCCGGGTGACACCGAATTGGTACGAGTCCGATCGCGGACTGATGGAAATGGGCTACATCGGTGAAACCGACGGCTCGAAGGATTCCCGATGA
- a CDS encoding glycosyltransferase family 39 protein translates to MSEESDDKLALDSKTAEKPEEKREAAPEKAPFRFPPWTVTALAVAIPVLVLLLLPPLSKSGLWDPYELNIADLGRRLALNLFHASALALSGADNSLPHLNDLGRPELPFTSIALGFKLFGLHEWSGRLPLALWGIAGALSLYAAVARLVDQRAGLYSVLALVTMPLYFVQARSMLGDIVTMSGVSMAFSGLSVAVFDRRPDSGAGARYAFLALGLVGLLVGYYSRGALFGLAVPLAGVGIAWFVVVAAGRRETLDSLSDTIAVLGLALAIYAVVAAVRAIDKGDTKNLSPAIGAMLRTPTRYPTFDLMIGHLGHALAPWSAFIPFALGRLFIAPPAAHETAGEKQALQRETLFRVAILVGGAVAFTVHGFIVAKTDLVAFCAPTILAAACGIAIRDFERGAHASVALGVGTAVFLGVFHHDFHELPDKAYQAFAVVGASFPETFKEHALALWTVALVGFAGIAFLSWCERTDRDVKRRPFDVDNYLHIANSLRDAWDGLLALVYFALVAGASLAGLLIWVATRFHLKMLTSISMQMREGALNAWWVTALVPLVAIFGIFFATDVWLWMFGSAKPLSVGSLTRGFEPFEELFGAIKREEDRTRKVGYLVILVPLMVLAVPLGVFGVLMSRHINPLVALAFAVPSGIATFLILGFLGELLQGRRAAGFMALGTALGVVLSGAYYPALANQLSPKEVFESYERTHNSGEPLALFGVGGRTAAYYAGGEPPSFSDAHGAYQWLMGGGEGRRFVAMKADELARLNQTYRERVTPRQNLPVLDARSSQILLIASRLQGSEKNQNPLNKILLGAPPSPQHPLDVNMDDKLQVLGFDLNDKNGDAVKSVAPGRKYRMRTYYKVLAPVTTEWEAFIHIDGYRRRHNGDHKPVEGKYPFSLWLRDDLLVDDYEFSLEPNFSPGTYTIYFGLFVGDTRLKIKSGPSDGDNRINGGPLLVQ, encoded by the coding sequence ATGAGCGAAGAATCCGACGACAAGCTTGCTTTGGACTCGAAGACGGCCGAAAAACCCGAGGAGAAACGGGAGGCTGCGCCTGAAAAGGCGCCATTCCGATTCCCGCCCTGGACGGTGACGGCCCTCGCAGTGGCCATTCCCGTCCTGGTGTTGCTGCTCCTCCCGCCGCTTTCCAAGAGCGGCCTCTGGGACCCGTACGAGCTCAACATCGCGGATTTGGGCCGCCGCCTGGCGCTCAATCTGTTCCACGCCAGCGCCCTGGCGCTCTCCGGCGCGGACAATTCGCTGCCGCACTTGAACGACCTCGGGCGCCCCGAGCTGCCGTTCACGTCGATTGCCCTCGGATTCAAGCTTTTCGGTCTGCACGAGTGGTCGGGCCGCCTGCCGCTGGCGCTCTGGGGCATCGCGGGGGCGCTTTCGCTCTACGCCGCCGTGGCGCGCTTGGTGGACCAGCGCGCGGGCCTCTATTCGGTGCTCGCCCTGGTGACGATGCCGCTCTACTTCGTGCAAGCCCGGTCGATGCTGGGCGACATCGTCACGATGAGCGGCGTCTCGATGGCCTTCTCGGGGCTGTCGGTCGCCGTCTTCGACCGGCGCCCGGATTCCGGAGCCGGTGCCCGCTACGCGTTTCTGGCGCTGGGCTTGGTGGGCCTGCTGGTGGGCTACTACAGCCGCGGTGCGCTCTTCGGCCTCGCCGTGCCGCTCGCCGGCGTGGGCATCGCATGGTTCGTCGTGGTGGCCGCCGGCCGCCGCGAGACCCTGGATTCGCTTTCCGACACGATTGCCGTTCTCGGATTGGCGCTGGCCATTTACGCCGTCGTGGCGGCCGTGCGGGCCATCGACAAGGGCGACACGAAGAACCTGAGCCCCGCCATCGGTGCGATGCTCCGCACCCCGACCCGTTACCCCACGTTCGATCTGATGATCGGCCACCTGGGGCACGCGCTCGCGCCTTGGAGCGCGTTCATCCCGTTTGCCTTGGGGCGCCTCTTCATTGCGCCGCCGGCGGCGCATGAGACGGCAGGGGAGAAGCAGGCCCTCCAACGCGAGACCCTTTTCCGCGTGGCCATCTTGGTCGGCGGCGCGGTGGCCTTCACCGTCCACGGCTTCATCGTGGCCAAGACGGATCTCGTGGCCTTCTGCGCGCCGACCATTTTGGCCGCGGCCTGCGGCATCGCCATCCGCGACTTCGAGCGCGGCGCGCACGCGTCGGTGGCGCTGGGCGTGGGCACCGCCGTGTTCCTCGGCGTCTTCCACCACGACTTCCACGAGCTGCCCGACAAGGCCTACCAGGCCTTCGCCGTCGTCGGGGCGAGCTTCCCCGAGACCTTCAAGGAGCACGCGCTCGCGCTCTGGACCGTCGCCCTCGTCGGCTTTGCGGGCATCGCCTTTCTGTCCTGGTGCGAGCGTACCGATCGCGATGTCAAACGCCGCCCGTTCGACGTCGACAACTACCTCCACATCGCCAACTCGCTGCGCGATGCGTGGGATGGCCTTCTGGCCCTCGTCTATTTCGCCCTCGTGGCCGGCGCCTCGCTGGCCGGGCTCCTCATTTGGGTGGCCACGCGCTTCCACTTGAAGATGCTCACCTCCATCTCGATGCAGATGCGTGAGGGCGCGCTCAATGCGTGGTGGGTCACGGCCCTCGTTCCGCTGGTGGCCATCTTCGGAATCTTTTTCGCGACCGACGTGTGGCTCTGGATGTTCGGCTCCGCGAAGCCCCTCAGCGTGGGCTCGCTCACCCGCGGCTTCGAGCCCTTCGAAGAGTTGTTCGGCGCCATCAAGCGCGAAGAAGATCGCACGCGCAAGGTTGGCTACCTCGTCATTCTGGTTCCGCTCATGGTGCTCGCGGTGCCGCTCGGGGTGTTCGGCGTGCTGATGTCGCGCCACATCAACCCGCTGGTGGCCCTGGCCTTCGCCGTGCCCTCGGGCATCGCCACGTTTTTGATCCTCGGCTTCCTGGGCGAGCTTCTCCAGGGCCGCCGCGCGGCGGGCTTCATGGCCCTCGGCACCGCCCTCGGCGTGGTTCTCTCGGGCGCGTACTACCCCGCGCTCGCGAACCAGCTCTCGCCGAAAGAGGTGTTCGAGAGCTACGAGCGCACGCACAACAGCGGCGAGCCGCTCGCGCTCTTCGGCGTGGGCGGGCGCACGGCGGCGTACTACGCAGGAGGGGAGCCGCCCTCGTTCTCCGATGCGCACGGCGCCTACCAATGGCTGATGGGCGGGGGCGAGGGCCGCCGCTTCGTCGCCATGAAGGCCGACGAACTCGCGCGCCTCAATCAGACGTATCGCGAGCGGGTGACCCCGCGGCAGAACCTCCCCGTGCTCGATGCGCGATCGAGTCAGATTCTCCTCATCGCATCCCGGTTGCAGGGTTCGGAGAAGAATCAGAATCCGCTGAACAAGATTCTGCTTGGCGCACCGCCGTCCCCGCAGCATCCGCTCGACGTGAACATGGATGACAAACTCCAAGTTCTCGGGTTCGACCTCAACGACAAGAATGGCGACGCCGTCAAATCCGTCGCTCCCGGTCGCAAATATCGGATGAGGACGTATTACAAAGTGCTGGCGCCAGTCACCACCGAATGGGAAGCCTTCATTCATATCGACGGATATCGCCGCCGCCACAACGGCGATCACAAACCGGTGGAGGGCAAGTATCCATTCTCCCTCTGGTTGCGCGACGATCTCTTGGTGGACGACTACGAGTTCTCGCTCGAACCGAACTTCTCGCCGGGCACGTATACGATCTATTTCGGCTTATTCGTCGGTGATACCAGACTCAAGATCAAGAGCGGTCCGAGCGACGGAGACAATCGCATCAACGGTGGACCGCTCCTCGTTCAATAG
- a CDS encoding S1 family peptidase, with the protein MQRAHVLAACFVAAATTACSADRNEDSRASSTEIISGADSSAAQDETVLLMRYQPSGVIVTIERCTGTLIAPNLVLTARHCVSATDDNAASCKDNGVHEDFQVGGLYVFTGAQSPGDLRKAETYEKAAAKGKKIYTDKGTNLCGHDLALLALDRPIPNAKIAPIRLYTRAAAGDPFTAVGWGMTENSNSGNSGTEPAVRKQRTGLTVTAVGPAAASSSHPELTAVDFMTGESICAGDSGGPAFSDDTHAVIGVVSRGGNGTSGEPRGCIGSNTTNVYTETAPFKTLILEAFGDVGETPWVEGSGDPGKARFGQACQGPTDCQSGLCYQGACTLDCFSTACPTGYECSLEGNQKVCKVPVGSRGADAGPNNPSTPSETEIAGGSCSASPRRAPFAYGALASAMFALALAMRRRRASNLTDRAESRSR; encoded by the coding sequence ATGCAACGAGCCCACGTCCTCGCGGCCTGTTTCGTCGCCGCCGCAACGACGGCGTGCAGCGCCGACCGAAACGAAGATTCGCGCGCATCGTCCACGGAGATCATCTCCGGAGCCGACTCGAGCGCCGCGCAGGACGAGACCGTTCTTCTCATGCGCTACCAGCCCTCCGGCGTCATCGTCACGATCGAGCGGTGCACCGGTACGCTGATCGCGCCCAACCTGGTACTCACCGCGCGCCACTGCGTCTCCGCCACCGACGACAACGCCGCCTCGTGCAAGGACAACGGCGTCCACGAGGACTTTCAGGTCGGAGGGCTCTACGTCTTCACCGGCGCGCAGAGCCCCGGGGATCTCCGCAAGGCCGAGACGTACGAGAAGGCGGCCGCCAAAGGAAAGAAGATCTACACGGACAAAGGGACCAATCTCTGCGGCCACGATCTCGCCTTGTTGGCGCTCGATCGACCCATTCCCAACGCGAAGATCGCCCCCATCCGCCTGTACACCCGGGCGGCCGCCGGCGACCCCTTCACCGCCGTGGGGTGGGGCATGACGGAGAACTCCAACTCGGGCAACAGCGGCACCGAGCCTGCCGTGCGCAAGCAGCGCACCGGCCTCACCGTGACCGCGGTGGGCCCCGCCGCAGCCTCCAGCTCGCATCCGGAGCTCACCGCCGTCGATTTCATGACCGGCGAATCCATCTGCGCCGGCGACAGCGGCGGCCCAGCCTTCAGCGACGACACGCACGCCGTCATCGGGGTCGTCTCGCGCGGTGGCAATGGCACCTCGGGCGAGCCGCGTGGATGCATCGGTTCCAATACGACCAACGTCTACACGGAGACCGCACCGTTCAAGACCCTCATCCTCGAGGCCTTCGGCGACGTCGGCGAGACCCCATGGGTCGAGGGCTCCGGGGATCCGGGAAAGGCCCGCTTCGGTCAGGCTTGCCAAGGCCCGACCGATTGCCAATCGGGCCTCTGCTACCAGGGCGCCTGCACCCTCGATTGCTTCTCCACGGCGTGCCCCACCGGGTACGAGTGCTCGCTCGAGGGCAACCAGAAAGTCTGCAAGGTGCCCGTCGGTAGCCGCGGTGCCGACGCTGGCCCCAACAACCCGAGCACGCCCTCCGAAACGGAGATCGCGGGCGGAAGCTGCTCGGCCTCTCCGCGGCGCGCGCCGTTTGCGTACGGCGCGCTCGCATCCGCGATGTTCGCGCTCGCTCTCGCGATGCGACGACGCCGCGCTTCGAATCTCACAGATCGAGCTGAATCCCGATCTCGATGA
- the der gene encoding ribosome biogenesis GTPase Der, with translation MTKHRKSTEGPKATAGGGKSKLPAGLSGLPIVAVVGRPNVGKSTLFNRLARRRIAIVHDEPGVTRDRHYADTSAYGRAYTLIDTGGFDPEDEDPMRAGIAHHVKLAIDEADVIIFLTDATTALTSADRAAIRLLRVAKKPVFFAANKADSAKVDAEAFELYREGVETVYPVSSLHGRGIGDLEAAVVDAFPPEEEAKTPEDDGVTRVAIVGRPNAGKSSLVNRVLGEDRMLVSEEPGTTRDAIDALVERGDKRYVLIDTAGIRRKGKVAKAESTVEAVSVLHAIRSIERAQVAVLLCDAAEGVAEQDAKILGLAEERARAVIIALNKSDLVSSKKDMDAIETRAREKLSFAPYAPVVRMSAMKGRGLNELFATIDRVKEGFTKRVSTGELNRFFAQVLETRPPPTSGGKAPRLYYITQAETAPPTFVCITNAPDAVHFSYRRFVINQLRKHFGFEGVPIRVFYKAKRRRERGEEATE, from the coding sequence ATGACGAAGCACCGAAAGTCGACCGAGGGGCCGAAGGCCACTGCGGGCGGCGGCAAAAGTAAATTACCTGCGGGCCTCTCCGGCCTGCCGATCGTGGCCGTCGTCGGCCGGCCCAACGTGGGCAAATCGACCTTGTTCAACCGGCTCGCGCGGCGGCGCATCGCCATCGTGCACGACGAGCCGGGTGTGACACGCGATCGGCACTACGCCGATACGTCGGCCTACGGGCGCGCCTACACCTTGATCGATACGGGCGGGTTCGATCCCGAGGACGAGGATCCGATGCGCGCCGGCATCGCGCACCACGTGAAGCTGGCCATCGACGAGGCGGACGTCATCATCTTCCTCACCGACGCGACCACGGCGCTCACCAGCGCGGATCGGGCGGCGATTCGGCTGCTTCGCGTGGCGAAGAAGCCGGTGTTCTTCGCGGCCAACAAGGCCGACTCGGCCAAGGTCGACGCGGAGGCCTTCGAGCTGTACCGCGAAGGCGTCGAGACGGTGTATCCGGTGAGCTCCCTTCACGGACGTGGCATCGGCGATTTGGAAGCGGCCGTCGTGGACGCGTTTCCGCCCGAAGAAGAGGCGAAGACCCCGGAGGACGACGGCGTCACCCGCGTGGCCATCGTGGGGCGGCCCAACGCCGGGAAATCGAGCTTGGTGAACCGCGTGCTGGGCGAGGACCGCATGCTGGTCAGCGAGGAGCCGGGCACGACGCGCGATGCCATCGACGCGCTGGTCGAGCGCGGCGACAAGCGCTACGTGCTCATCGACACCGCCGGCATCCGCCGCAAGGGCAAGGTCGCCAAGGCGGAGAGCACGGTCGAGGCCGTGAGCGTGCTCCACGCGATCCGGAGCATCGAGCGGGCGCAGGTCGCCGTTCTCTTGTGCGATGCCGCCGAGGGCGTGGCCGAGCAGGATGCGAAGATCCTGGGCCTGGCCGAGGAACGCGCGCGCGCCGTCATCATCGCGCTGAACAAGAGCGACTTGGTGTCGTCGAAGAAGGACATGGACGCCATCGAAACGCGGGCGCGCGAGAAGCTCTCCTTCGCGCCCTACGCGCCCGTGGTGCGCATGAGCGCGATGAAAGGCCGCGGGCTCAACGAGCTGTTTGCGACCATCGATCGCGTGAAGGAAGGGTTCACCAAGCGCGTCAGCACGGGCGAGTTGAATCGCTTCTTCGCCCAGGTGCTCGAGACGCGCCCGCCGCCGACCAGCGGGGGCAAGGCGCCGCGCCTCTACTACATCACGCAAGCGGAAACGGCGCCGCCCACGTTCGTCTGCATCACGAATGCACCGGACGCGGTGCACTTCTCGTATCGGCGCTTCGTGATCAACCAGCTGCGGAAACACTTCGGATTCGAAGGTGTTCCGATACGTGTATTCTACAAGGCAAAGCGCCGCCGCGAACGGGGCGAAGAAGCCACCGAGTAA
- a CDS encoding KUP/HAK/KT family potassium transporter has product MQAVETEALHTHKKASLATLTMGALGVVFGDIGTSPLYTLRECLRATGGGHPVPEDVLGLLSLIFWSLSMVVTVKYLTFIMRADNRGEGGIFALLAIVPERLRASRGMMRISLVAFIVVVGAALLYGDGAITPAISVLSAIEGLTVVRPSLAWAVVPATCVILLGLFSVQHRGTGAVGAFFGPVMAAWFVTIGALGAYHIAHMPSVLRAISPHHAIAYFADNGMPGFLVLGSVVLAVTGGEALYADMGHFGVRPIRIAWLALVMPALVLCYFGQGALVLAHPEALENPFFAMVPTGPATFLLVGLSSAATIIASQALISGAFSLTRQAQQLGYFPRVNILHTAAHTEGQIYIPQINWILATACLLLVLGFQKSERLASAYGIAVTGTMMLTSIVFATVMRHTWKWHPVIVAAVLVLFLSFDVPFFVANTVKVLDGGWVPIMIGVVFVAAMLLWTKGRTLVFEQYQQRSGKMEEALPRLVESLEARTSGTAVFMSSAASLVPPILIHLVDRTHTIHRSVLLLTVITEDIPSVPPERRVEVAPLHDGFCRVVARYGFMQTPNVPLVVREAGEKAGLPINLDKVTYFLGRERVLGLDTGAMGQFAERIFGFLQRNAVSADRHFQIPADQVIEIGIQLDL; this is encoded by the coding sequence ATGCAAGCCGTCGAGACCGAAGCCCTTCACACGCACAAGAAAGCTTCGCTGGCGACGCTCACGATGGGCGCGCTCGGGGTCGTGTTCGGCGACATTGGCACGAGCCCGCTCTACACGCTGAGGGAGTGCCTGCGCGCCACCGGCGGCGGGCATCCCGTGCCGGAGGACGTGCTCGGCCTGCTCTCGCTCATCTTTTGGTCGCTCAGCATGGTGGTGACGGTGAAGTACCTCACCTTCATCATGCGGGCGGACAACCGCGGCGAGGGTGGCATCTTCGCGCTGCTGGCCATCGTCCCGGAAAGGCTGCGCGCCTCGCGCGGCATGATGCGCATCTCCTTGGTGGCCTTCATCGTCGTGGTGGGGGCCGCGCTGCTCTACGGGGACGGTGCGATCACGCCGGCGATCTCCGTGCTCAGCGCCATCGAGGGACTCACGGTGGTGCGCCCTTCCCTCGCCTGGGCCGTCGTGCCGGCAACCTGCGTGATCCTGCTCGGGCTCTTCTCCGTGCAGCACCGCGGGACGGGCGCCGTGGGCGCGTTTTTCGGGCCCGTCATGGCGGCGTGGTTCGTCACCATCGGGGCGCTCGGGGCTTACCACATCGCGCACATGCCCAGTGTGCTCAGGGCCATTTCCCCGCACCATGCCATCGCGTACTTCGCCGACAACGGGATGCCCGGCTTCCTCGTACTCGGCTCCGTCGTGCTGGCGGTGACGGGCGGCGAGGCGCTCTACGCCGACATGGGGCACTTCGGCGTTCGGCCCATTCGCATCGCGTGGCTCGCGCTGGTCATGCCGGCCCTGGTGCTCTGCTACTTCGGACAGGGCGCGTTGGTGCTCGCGCACCCGGAGGCGCTGGAGAATCCCTTCTTCGCGATGGTTCCCACGGGGCCGGCCACGTTCCTCCTGGTCGGGCTATCCAGCGCGGCGACCATCATCGCGTCGCAGGCGCTCATCTCGGGCGCGTTTTCGCTGACGCGGCAGGCGCAGCAGCTCGGGTACTTCCCGCGGGTCAACATCCTGCACACGGCGGCCCATACCGAGGGGCAAATTTACATTCCGCAGATCAACTGGATTCTCGCGACGGCGTGTTTGCTTTTGGTGCTCGGTTTTCAGAAGTCCGAGAGGCTGGCCTCCGCATACGGCATCGCGGTGACAGGGACGATGATGCTCACGTCCATCGTCTTCGCCACGGTCATGCGGCACACGTGGAAGTGGCATCCGGTGATCGTCGCGGCGGTGCTCGTGCTGTTTCTCTCGTTCGACGTGCCGTTCTTCGTCGCCAACACGGTGAAGGTGCTCGACGGCGGGTGGGTGCCCATCATGATCGGCGTCGTCTTCGTCGCGGCGATGCTCCTTTGGACGAAGGGGCGCACGCTCGTCTTCGAGCAGTACCAGCAACGAAGCGGCAAAATGGAAGAAGCCCTCCCTCGCCTCGTGGAGAGCCTCGAGGCGCGCACGTCGGGAACCGCGGTGTTCATGTCCTCGGCCGCCTCCCTGGTGCCGCCGATTTTGATTCACTTGGTCGATCGGACGCACACCATCCACCGCTCGGTGCTGCTGCTGACGGTGATCACGGAGGATATCCCTTCAGTGCCGCCCGAGCGCCGCGTCGAGGTCGCGCCGCTGCACGATGGCTTCTGCCGCGTGGTGGCGCGCTACGGGTTCATGCAGACGCCCAACGTGCCCCTGGTGGTGCGCGAGGCCGGGGAAAAGGCGGGCTTGCCCATCAACTTGGACAAGGTGACGTACTTTCTCGGGCGCGAGCGGGTGCTGGGCTTGGACACCGGGGCGATGGGGCAATTCGCCGAGCGCATTTTCGGCTTTTTGCAGCGAAATGCGGTGTCGGCCGACCGGCATTTTCAGATCCCGGCGGACCAGGTCATCGAGATCGGGATTCAGCTCGATCTGTGA
- a CDS encoding YdeI/OmpD-associated family protein: protein MSRLTRAVQPMPAFVKAQIVGRGLMGTYRSRPAYQQNDYLGWIMRAKLDVTRQKRLAQMLDELDAGNVYMNMAWKGKRGAA, encoded by the coding sequence ATGAGCCGTCTGACCCGTGCGGTTCAGCCGATGCCGGCGTTCGTGAAGGCGCAGATCGTGGGCCGCGGGCTGATGGGCACCTACCGAAGCCGGCCGGCGTACCAGCAGAATGACTACCTCGGCTGGATCATGCGGGCGAAGCTCGACGTTACGCGGCAAAAGCGGCTCGCGCAGATGCTCGACGAGCTCGATGCGGGCAACGTTTACATGAACATGGCGTGGAAAGGAAAACGCGGAGCAGCTTGA
- a CDS encoding RNA polymerase sigma factor, protein MSTSARPEVTDEALMIRYQRGDGTAFAQLVRRHQSPLYNFAYRQLGGATQAAEDVVQDAFVRVVQNAADFKHEARFTTWLYTIARNLCIDQMRKRALRRHPSLDEARGDAQGDGDGNGPTLGEQTADNRANVERDAGGTEIKQRIAKAVEGLPDDQREVFLMRELANLPFKEIAEITGVPENTVKSRMRYALERLQDALSEYEEYARALR, encoded by the coding sequence GTGAGTACTTCCGCCCGCCCCGAGGTGACCGACGAAGCCCTGATGATCCGCTACCAGCGCGGGGACGGGACGGCCTTTGCCCAACTGGTGCGACGGCACCAATCGCCGCTCTACAACTTTGCGTACCGGCAATTGGGCGGGGCGACGCAGGCCGCGGAAGACGTGGTGCAGGACGCCTTCGTGCGGGTGGTGCAAAACGCGGCCGATTTCAAGCACGAGGCGCGGTTCACCACCTGGCTCTATACGATCGCGCGCAACCTCTGCATCGACCAGATGCGAAAGCGGGCGTTGCGAAGGCACCCCTCTCTGGATGAGGCGCGCGGGGACGCACAGGGCGATGGCGACGGCAATGGCCCGACCTTGGGGGAGCAGACCGCGGACAACCGAGCCAATGTGGAGCGGGACGCCGGCGGGACGGAAATCAAGCAACGGATCGCCAAGGCGGTCGAGGGGCTTCCGGACGACCAGCGCGAGGTGTTTTTGATGCGCGAACTAGCGAATCTCCCCTTCAAGGAGATTGCCGAGATCACGGGGGTTCCCGAAAATACGGTGAAGAGCCGGATGCGCTATGCGCTGGAACGGCTGCAAGACGCACTCAGCGAGTACGAGGAGTATGCGCGGGCGCTTCGATGA